The genomic stretch GGCTTCAATTATTAGAGGCTGTTGAAGACATCAATAACCGGCAGAAGAAAATTCTGTTTAAGAAAATAAGCCGCCATTTCGACAACGACCTGAAGGGTAAGACCATTGCCGTATGGGGACTTGCCTTTAAGCCGAATACGGATGATATGCGTGAAGCGCCATCGCTTGAGCTGATAGACGAACTGCTTGCTGCAGGCGCTACGGTTAAAGCATTTGACCCGGTTGCCATGGAAGAAGCCCAAAAAGTACTTGGCGACAGCATCACCTGGTGCAACGATGTATATCAAACCATCGAAGGGGCAAGCGCCATTGCCCTGCTGACGGAATGGAACGAGTTCCGCCTGCCCGACTGGAAACATATCAAAGCTGCCATGCAAACAGCCGTCGTATTTGACGGACGCAACATCTATGACGATGTACTGCTGCACAAAGAGGGCTTTGTATATTACGGAATAGGAAAGTAAGGCATCAACCGCACATAAGCAAGGCGCTTGTTAAAGCCTTTTTGAAAAAGATACCCGCTGCCGGTTTTGCAGCGGGTATCTTTTTCTTTCTCACGGAAATATAATTAAAGAGATTATTTCCCCGCACAGTCTCCCGCAGGGGACTTTGCGCAATGCAAGCCAACAACCGTAAAGTCCATTAGCAAACGCGCAAGCCATGAAAGAAGACCATGCGGAGAAAAAAGTTAAGGAACGCTATGTGCGGTGTCTTCGCCGCGCATTTCCCCGCAGCGGGCTTTGCGCAATGTAAGCCAGCAACCGCAAAGCCCTTTAGCAAACGCGCAAGCCATGAAAGGAAACGATGCGGAGAAGAAAGTTAAGCGACGCTATGCGCGGCGTCTTCGCCGCGCATTTCCCCGCAGGGGACTTTGCGCAATGTAAGCCAACAACCGCAAAGCCCCTTAGCAAACGCGCAAGCCATGAAAGAAGACCATGCGGAAAAGAAAGTTAAGCGACGCTATGCGCGGCGTCTTCGCCGCGCATTTTCCGCACGGTCTCCCGCAGGGGACTTTGCGCAATGCAAGCCAACAACCGTAAAGCCCCTTAGCAAACGCGCAAGCCATGAAAGAAGACCATGCGGAGAAAAAAAATAAAGGCTTCCCTAAAGAAGCCTTTTGCAAACTAATTTATTAAAATTATTATTTCTTTTTTAGTGAAGCGCGTACTTTTTTTACAAAATACTTTGAAACTCCGGCATATTTGGCAACTTCTTCATCAGCCGGTCCTATCGTAATAAGTTTATGAACAATTTTATCTTTATCCTCGAGTTTATGGACAATTTCATTTTTTTCTTTATCTTCAATTTCTCCTTTCGCTATCGCTAAACCTTCCTCATAGCCTTCTTTCCAGGCATATTCCAAAGCAGCTTCCCAGTCCCATTTGCGTTTTAAACTTGTATCGTACATAAGTTTTTCCTCTTATTCTTCTTTTAGGGAAGCGCGTACCTTCTTTACAAAGTCAAGAGATACTTCAGCTACATCGGCAGCTTGTGCATCGGTAAAGCCAAGTTTGATGATAAGGTTGCGAACCACTTCCGCTTTGCCTTTTTCCATGCCCTTTTCCATACCTTCTGCTATACCTTCTGCTATACCTTCTGCTATACCTTCTGCTTTGCTCTCCCGGCGGGCATATTCCATCACCGCTTCGTTATCCCATTTGCGTTTTAAACTTGTATCGTACATAATTTTTTCCTCTTATTCTTCTTTTAGGGAAGCGCGTACCTTCTTTACAAAGTCAAGAGATACTTCTGCTACATCGGCAGCTTGTGCATCGGTAAAGCCAAGTTTGATGATAAGGTTGCGAACCACTTCCGCTTTGCCTTTTTCCATGCCCTTTTCCATACCTTCTGCTATACCTTCTGCTTTGCCTTCTGCTTTGCTCTCCCGGCGGGCATATTCCATTACCGCTTCGTTGTCCCATTTGCGTTTTAAACTTGTATCGTACATAATTTTTTCCTCTTATTCTTCTTTTAGGGAAGCGCGTACCTTCTTTACAAAGTCAAGAGATACTTCTGCTACATCGGCAGCTTGTGCATCGGTAAAGCCAAGTTTGATGATAAGGTTGCGAACCACTTCCGCTTTGCCTTCAGCTTTGCCCTTTTCCATGCCCTTTTCCATACCTTCTGCTATACCTTCTGCTTTGCCTTCGGCTTTGCTCTCCCGGCGGGCATATTCCATCACCGCTTCGTTGTCCCATTTGCGTTTTAAACTTGTATCGTACATAATTTTTTCCTCTTATTCTTCTTTTAGGGAAGCGCGTACCTTCTTTACAAAGTCAAGAGATACTTCTGCTACATCGGCAGCTTGTGCATCGGTAAAGCCAAGTTTGATGATAAGGTTACGAACCACTTCCGCTTTGCCCTTTTCCATACCTTCTGCTATACCTTCTGCTTTGCTCTCCCGGCGGGCATATTCCATTACCGCTTCGTTGTCCCATTTGCGTTTTAAACTTGTATCGTACATAATTTTTTCCTCCTTGTTTAATTTACTGTATTCTGCAATGTTGAACAGTTTCTCGAATACCGGCTTGCGCAGGTACAAAGGTATCTTATCCAATTTGCTCATATTTTTCAATACGAAGAGCCACCCGTCCAAATCTGTTTTCAACTCCGGTTCTTCCTTTGTAAAATTAATCAATTCTATATAGAAAAATCCTAAATGCTCGTAAAAAACTTTGCCGGTTTCCCGGTCGCAGAGGCAAACGTCGTGAAAATATTTGGTGGTTCGTTCGCTGCCGGGCATCGGGAAACCGTCCATCAGTGCAATCACATATACTTCGCTTATCTTGTAGTCCCACTTTTTGCGGCTGCCTTTGGGCGCCTGGTCGGCAATCAGCTTGCTGCCGTAATACAGCATCCGCCGCTTGAAATTAAGCTGCGAGCTGCGCTGCACCTCTATAATGAATTGTTCGCCGTTGTCTGCCGTGCAGGTAAGGTCAAAAATTACACCGCCCGTTTCTTCCGTATCGCCTACGTGTTCGTTCTTGTTGTAGTAAATATCCTGAATAACTTTCCGTCCCCGAAACAACTCATTAAGGAAAGCTATCAAAAGGTCTTTATTGGCATCTGTTCCGAAAGTCCGTTTAAAAGCGAAATCAGCGCGAAGGTCTATATATTTGGGTTTGTCCATGTCTGTTGAAATTGCCTGCAAACAAAGATAGCTATAATCAAACAGTTAATGGTTAATGGAGGGTAGTTAATAGCCAAAAGGTAATTTTATTTTTTTATTTCCCCGCACGGTCTCCCGCAGGGAACTTTGCGCAATGTAAGCCAACAACCGTAAAGTCCATTAGCAAACGCGCAAGCCATGAAAGAAGACCATGCGGAGAAAAAAGTTAAGCGACGCTATGCGCGGCGTCTTCCCCGCGCATTTTCCGCACAGTCTCCCGCAGGGGACTTTGCGCAATGTATGCCTACAACCGTAAAGTCCATTAGCAAACGCGCAAGCCATGAAAGGAGACCATGCGGAGAAGAAAGTTAAGGGACGCTATGCGCGGCATCTTCGCCACGCATTTCCCCGCACAGTCTCCCGCAGGGGACTTTGCGCAATGTAAGCCAGCAACCGCAAAGCCCTTTAGCAAACGCGCAAGCCATGAAAGGAAACGATGCGGAGAAGAAAGTTAAGCGACGCTATGCGCGGCGTCTTCGCCGCGCATTTCCCCGCAGGGGACTTTGCGCAATGTAAGCCAACAACCGCAAAGCCCCTTAGCAAACGCGCAAGCCATGAAAGAAGACCATGCGGAAAAGAAAGTTAAGCGACGCTATGCGCGGCGTCTTCGCCGCGCATTTTCCGCACGGTCTCCCGCAGGGGACTTTGCGCAATGCAAGCCAACAACCGTAAAGCCCCTTAGCAAACGCGCAAGCCATGAAAGAAGACCATGCGGAGAAAAAAAATAAAGGCTTCCCTAAAGAAGCCTTTTGCAAACTAATTTATTAAAATTATTATTTCTTTTTTAGTGAAGCGCGTACTTTTTTTACAAAATACTTTGAAACTCCGGCATATTTGGCAACTTCTTCATCAGCCGGTCCTATCGTAATAAGTTTATGAACAATTTTATCTTTATCCTCGAGTTTATGGACAATTTCATTTTTTTCTTTATCTTCAATTTCTCCTTTCGCTATCGCTAAACCTTCCTCATAGCCTTCTTTCCAGGCATATTCCAAAGCAGCTTCCCAGTCCCATTTGCGTTTTAAACTTGTATCGTACATAAGTTTTTCCTCTTATTCTTCTTTTAGGGAAGCGCGTACCTTCTTTACAAAGTCAAGAGATACTTCAGCTACATCGGCAGCTTGTGCATCGGTAAAGCCAAGTTTGATGATAAGGTTGCGAACCACTTCCGCTTTGCCTTTTTCCATGCCCTTTTCCATACCTTCTGCTATACCTTCTGCTATACCTTCTGCTATACCTTCTGCTTTGCCTTCGGCTTTGCTCTCCCGGCGGGCATATTCCATCACCGCTTCGTTATCCCATTTGCGTTTTAAACTTGTATCGTACATAATTTTTTCCTCTTATTCTTCTTTTAGGGAAGCGCGTACCTTCTTTACAAAGTCAAGAGATACTTCTGCTACATCGGCAGCTTGTGCATCGGTAAAGCCAAGTTTGATGATAAGGTTGCGAACCACTTCCGCTTTGCCTTTTTCCATACCTTCTGCTATACCTTCTGCTTTGCCTTCGGCTTTGCTCTCCCGGCGGGCATATTCCATCACCGCTTCGTTGTCCCATTTGCGTTTTAAACTTGTATCGTACATAATTTTTTCCTCCTTGTTTAATTTACTGTATTCGGCAATGTTGAACAATTTCTCGAATACCGGCTTGCGCAGGTACAAAGGTATCTTATCCAATTTGCTCATATTTTTCAATACGAAGAGCCACCCGTCCAAATCTGTTTTCAACTCCGGTTCTTCCTTTGTAAAATTAATCAATTCTATATAGAAAAATCCTAAATGCTCGTAAAAAACTTTGCCGGTTTCCCGGTCGCAGAGGCAAACGTCGTGAAAATATTTGGTGGTTCGTTCGCTGCCGGGCATCGGGAAACCGTCCATCAGTGCAATCACATATACTTCGCTTATCTTGTAGTCCCACTTTTTGCGGCTGCCCTTGGGCGCCTGGTCGGCAATCAGCTTGCTGCCGTAATACAGCATCCGCCGCTTGAAATTAAGCTGCGAGCTGCGCTGCACCTCTATAATGAATTGTTCGCCGTTGTCTGCCGTGCAGGTAAGGTCAAAAATTACACCGCCCGTTTCTTCCGTATCGCCTACGTGTTCGTTCTTGTTGTAGTAAATATCCTGAATAACTTTCCGTCCCCGAAACAACTCATTAAGGAAAGCTATCAAAAGGTCTTTATTGGCATCTGTTCCGAAAGTCCGTTTAAAAGCGAAATCAGCGCGAAGGTCTATATATTTGGGTTTGTCCATGTCTGTTGAAATTGCCTGCAAACAAAGATAGCTATAATCAAACAGTTAATGGTTAATGGAGGGTAGTTAATAGCCAAAAGGTAATTTTATTTTTTTATTTCCCCGCACGGTCTCCCGCAGGGAACTTTGCGCAATGTAAGCCAACAACCGTAAAGTCCATTAGCAAACGCGCAAGCCATGAAAGAAGACCATACGGAGAAGAAAGTTAAGCGACGCTATGCGCGGCGTCTTCCCCGCGCATTTTCCGCACAGTCTCCCGCAGGGGACTTTGCGCAATGTATGCCTACAACCGTAAAGTCCATTAGCAAACGCGCAAGCCATGAAAGGAAACGATGCGGAGAAGAAAGTTAAGCGACGCTATGCGCGGCGTCTTCGCCGCGCATTTCCCCGCAGGGAACTTTGCGCAATCAAAGCCAACAACCGCAAAGCCCCTTAGCAAACGCGCAAGCCATGAATGGAGACCATGCGGAGAAGAAATCCGAAGCGCTGTGGTCGGGATTTACAATCCCGACCAACGATACCGATCACAGCGATGAGATTAACAGTATTTATTTATTCAATTTTTCGTCGAGCATTTTCATAAAGTATCCCCCCACGACGCTTCTTGCCTGAAAGCCCACTTGCTTACCGTCTGTTGTTTCGTGCCAGTCGCTCAAAGGCACACGGGTCGGCGTTTCGGTTGCGTACTTGTAAACAGGCGTTACAAATTTTTCAAACGTTGCTTTATCATTCGCCAGCGTTGCCGTCCACATAATCCAGTCGGATTTTGTATAAGTTTTTCTGCTGTCTAAAGGAAGACCGTATTTGTTCTGCTTCGTGAGATAATATTTCACTTCCTTTTCATAAACACTTTGCGGGAAAATATTCAGATGCAGCACTTTATCCCAAACCAGATTATACTTCTGGCTCCAGGTATTTTTATCGTTGAACGTAAGGGCATAATGGTCGCCTGCATCGGCAAGCTGCATCCATTTTTGTGCAAAGTCTTTTGCCATGGCAATATATTTTTCGGCAGTATCTTTTTGTCCCAGCATATCTGCCATCATACCATAGGCGCCGATGGCAACGATGGCTTTCACTGAAAGGTTTGCGTTGCGTGCCAGGTGTCCTGCAAAGTCATCCGTGCATAATTGGTTGGTAGGGTCAAGTCCTGCTTTAGATAAATAATCCACCCAAATGCTCAGTTCTTTCCAATGTTGTTTTGCGTAGTTCGCATTACCTTCGGCTTTTGCAATAGCAGCCGTAGCAATGACTACATTGCCTGCTTCTTCCACCGGCATATCTTCCCCGTAAGTTTGTCCGTTTGCCAACGGATAAGTACCTAAATCGTGCGCAGGGAAAGGCTTTTGCCACTTGCCGCTTTCGCTGTATTCATAAATGCCGTTGAGCATTCCTTTGAGTAAATCGGGGTTGTACATTAAATACATCGGTGCGGAAGGATAAGTTATATCCACCGTGTTGATAGAACCGTTGCTGAAATTTTCTTTGGATAAAAACAAAATTTCTCCTTTGGGGCTTTGCACCAACGCATGTGCGGCAACGCTTTGCCTGTATGCCAAATCGCACAGCTTTGCATAATCTTCGCCGCCTGCGGCAACGGCTTCCTGATACATTTGCTTATCGAAAGCGTTACATTTTTCTACCACCGAATTATAATCGTTATAAGCGGTTTCCAATTGCTGTTCAATGGAGCTGTTGCCGTCTTTGTTCCACCAGGGGCGCAGGTTGTGATGAAAATACTGAACCATGTATTGTTCATCATAACCGAGCTCGATAAATTTTTCTTTGGATGAAGATGAAACTTTTCCGAGATTTAAAACGGTGTTCAGTTCGAGGCTGTTTCCTTTGACAGAACCGGTTGATTGAACTTTGTTATTCAGAAATGCAGCAATACCGCTTGTTTCGGAAGATGTGATGAATTGCTGCGTTGTATTATCATTGGGTGCGCCTACATAAAAATACCCCCAGTCGATTCTCAGATCGTCACCTTTCTTTTGCAGTACGGGCTGTGATGTTGTGCCTGTTTTCAGCAATTTTAAATTGCTTGTATTGGCAACAGATGCAGCGACTTCCTGCTTTGATGTATTAACCGCAACGTCCGATGAGGCGCCGAAATAAACCTGCACATCGTGCGTTTTGCCGTCGTTGGATGTTGCATTAAAAGTTACATAAGAAACAGGGCGTGATACAAGATTCAAATCGCTCAGCAACAATGGCGAAATGAATTTCACTTGCAAATCAACCCCTCCCGCGGTAAAATCATACTTCGTTTGCGTCGCCGTTAAGCAGACAGCTTTTTGTGAAGCAAGCCGAATTTTTTTCTTGTCGGCAGATATGATTTTTTGCACGATTCCTGCATCGAGATAAGCGCCGCCTGCCGTATTTGCACAATGAATCGCCAAGACGTTCTTACCTTTTTTCAGGTTCTTTTTTATAGCATTATTCAAATCAAGAAAAACAAATTTATTGGTCCACCCGGTTGTGTGATAAATATCTTGCCCGTTCAAATAAACTTCTACATTATCGTCATAATATATTTTCAATAATAGGTTATCAAGATTAGGATTCGTTATTTCAAACACCCGCCGCATCCATATATCTTTGGATGCCCAAAGCGTTTTCGCTTCTGATTGATTGTCGCTGAACGGCGCTGCGCCTGACTTCCAGCCGTTATCGTTATATTTTACCGAAGTCCAATTATTATCGGGTTGCTGTTCGGTATATTTTACGGTATAATTGCTTTCATCTGCCGCGGGCAAAATACTTTTATACGCATCTGCCTGCTTTCCTAAAAACCGGTAGTATTGGTTATCCACTTTGATGATTCCTATTAAAGATTGATT from Arachidicoccus sp. BS20 encodes the following:
- a CDS encoding RpnC/YadD family protein, with the protein product MYDTSLKRKWDNEAVMEYARRESKAEGIAEGIAEGIAEGMEKGMEKGKAEVVRNLIIKLGFTDAQAADVAEVSLDFVKKVRASLKEE
- a CDS encoding RpnC/YadD family protein; the protein is MYDTSLKRKWDNEAVMEYARRESKAEGKAEGIAEGMEKGMEKGKAEVVRNLIIKLGFTDAQAADVAEVSLDFVKKVRASLKEE
- a CDS encoding RpnC/YadD family protein, which gives rise to MYDTSLKRKWDNEAVMEYARRESKAEGKAEGIAEGMEKGMEKGKAEGKAEVVRNLIIKLGFTDAQAADVAEVSLDFVKKVRASLKEE
- a CDS encoding Rpn family recombination-promoting nuclease/putative transposase — translated: MDKPKYIDLRADFAFKRTFGTDANKDLLIAFLNELFRGRKVIQDIYYNKNEHVGDTEETGGVIFDLTCTADNGEQFIIEVQRSSQLNFKRRMLYYGSKLIADQAPKGSRKKWDYKISEVYVIALMDGFPMPGSERTTKYFHDVCLCDRETGKVFYEHLGFFYIELINFTKEEPELKTDLDGWLFVLKNMSKLDKIPLYLRKPVFEKLFNIAEYSKLNKEEKIMYDTSLKRKWDNEAVMEYARRESKAEGIAEGMEKGKAEVVRNLIIKLGFTDAQAADVAEVSLDFVKKVRASLKEE
- a CDS encoding RpnC/YadD family protein, with amino-acid sequence MYDTSLKRKWDNEAVMEYARRESKAEGKAEGIAEGIAEGIAEGMEKGMEKGKAEVVRNLIIKLGFTDAQAADVAEVSLDFVKKVRASLKEE
- a CDS encoding Rpn family recombination-promoting nuclease/putative transposase; translation: MDKPKYIDLRADFAFKRTFGTDANKDLLIAFLNELFRGRKVIQDIYYNKNEHVGDTEETGGVIFDLTCTADNGEQFIIEVQRSSQLNFKRRMLYYGSKLIADQAPKGSRKKWDYKISEVYVIALMDGFPMPGSERTTKYFHDVCLCDRETGKVFYEHLGFFYIELINFTKEEPELKTDLDGWLFVLKNMSKLDKIPLYLRKPVFEKLFNIAEYSKLNKEEKIMYDTSLKRKWDNEAVMEYARRESKAEGKAEGIAEGMEKGKAEVVRNLIIKLGFTDAQAADVAEVSLDFVKKVRASLKEE
- a CDS encoding glutaminase family protein; amino-acid sequence: MTHVFFPAIKRARFLLFAAALLSVKVNAQQIAPSYPLITHDTYFSIWSATDKLNASVTKHWTGANQSLIGIIKVDNQYYRFLGKQADAYKSILPAADESNYTVKYTEQQPDNNWTSVKYNDNGWKSGAAPFSDNQSEAKTLWASKDIWMRRVFEITNPNLDNLLLKIYYDDNVEVYLNGQDIYHTTGWTNKFVFLDLNNAIKKNLKKGKNVLAIHCANTAGGAYLDAGIVQKIISADKKKIRLASQKAVCLTATQTKYDFTAGGVDLQVKFISPLLLSDLNLVSRPVSYVTFNATSNDGKTHDVQVYFGASSDVAVNTSKQEVAASVANTSNLKLLKTGTTSQPVLQKKGDDLRIDWGYFYVGAPNDNTTQQFITSSETSGIAAFLNNKVQSTGSVKGNSLELNTVLNLGKVSSSSKEKFIELGYDEQYMVQYFHHNLRPWWNKDGNSSIEQQLETAYNDYNSVVEKCNAFDKQMYQEAVAAGGEDYAKLCDLAYRQSVAAHALVQSPKGEILFLSKENFSNGSINTVDITYPSAPMYLMYNPDLLKGMLNGIYEYSESGKWQKPFPAHDLGTYPLANGQTYGEDMPVEEAGNVVIATAAIAKAEGNANYAKQHWKELSIWVDYLSKAGLDPTNQLCTDDFAGHLARNANLSVKAIVAIGAYGMMADMLGQKDTAEKYIAMAKDFAQKWMQLADAGDHYALTFNDKNTWSQKYNLVWDKVLHLNIFPQSVYEKEVKYYLTKQNKYGLPLDSRKTYTKSDWIMWTATLANDKATFEKFVTPVYKYATETPTRVPLSDWHETTDGKQVGFQARSVVGGYFMKMLDEKLNK